TCGGTGCTGCCGGCCAGGGCGGTCGTGCTGCTCTGCCCGCCGCCGGCGGCCTGGGCGACCAGGTCGAAGTAGCCGGTGCCGACCTCGCGCTGGTGCTTGACGGCGGTGAAGCCGCGTTCCTGGGCGGCGAACTCGCGTTCCTGGAGTTCCACGAAGGCGGTCATCTGGTTGCGGGCGTAGCCGTAGGCGAGGTCGAACATGCTCATGTTCAGGCTGTGGAAGCCGGCCAGGGTGATGAACTGGAACTTGTAGCCCATCTTGCCCAGTTCGACCTGGTACTTGGCGATGGTCTCGTCGTCGAGGTTCTTCTTCCAGTTGAAGCTGGGGCTGCAGTTGTAGGCCAGCAGCTTGCCGGGGAACTTCTCGTGGACGGCCTCGGCGAACCGGCGGGCGTCGTCGAGGTTGGGCACGCTGGTCTCGCACCAGATCACGTCGGCGTAGGGGGCGTAGGCCAGGGCGCGGCTGATGGCCTGCTCAATGCCGGGCTTGACGTAGTAGAAGCCCTCGGGAGTGCGTTCGCCGGTGCAGAAGGGGCGGTCGTTCTCGTCGATGTCGCTGGTGAGCAGGTTGGCGGCGTCGGCGTCGGTGCGGGCGATCAGGACGGTGGGGACGCCGCTGACGTCGGCGGCGAGGCGCGCGGCGTTCAGGGTGCGGATGAACTGGCTGGTGGGCACGAGGACCTTGCCGCCCAGGTGACCGCATTTCTTCTCGCTGGCCAGCTGGTCTTCGAAGTGCACGCCGGCCGCGCCCGCCTCGATCATGGCCTTCATGAGTTCGAAGGCGTTCAGGGGGCCGCCGAATCCGGCCTCGGCGTCGGCGACGATGGGCGCGAAGTAATCCACGTCGTTCCTGCCTTCGCTGTGCTGGAT
This window of the Deinococcus depolymerans genome carries:
- the aceA gene encoding isocitrate lyase encodes the protein MTTNPRTPAEILEKTWQTEERWQGIKRNYGADEVVKLRGSLPIEYTLARHGAQKLWRLMKEEPFVNALGALTGNQAMQQVKAGLKAIYLSGWQVAGDANNAGQMYPDQSLYPASSVPDVVKRINNTLRRADQIQHSEGRNDVDYFAPIVADAEAGFGGPLNAFELMKAMIEAGAAGVHFEDQLASEKKCGHLGGKVLVPTSQFIRTLNAARLAADVSGVPTVLIARTDADAANLLTSDIDENDRPFCTGERTPEGFYYVKPGIEQAISRALAYAPYADVIWCETSVPNLDDARRFAEAVHEKFPGKLLAYNCSPSFNWKKNLDDETIAKYQVELGKMGYKFQFITLAGFHSLNMSMFDLAYGYARNQMTAFVELQEREFAAQERGFTAVKHQREVGTGYFDLVAQAAGGGQSSTTALAGSTEAQQFGKELAGAHD